From one Perca fluviatilis chromosome 10, GENO_Pfluv_1.0, whole genome shotgun sequence genomic stretch:
- the ctbp1 gene encoding C-terminal-binding protein 1 isoform X1: MALMDKHKQVKRQRLDRICEGIRPPILNGPMHPRPLVALLDGRDCTVEMPILKDVATVAFCDAQSTQEIHEKVLNEAVAALLYHTITLSRDDLEKFKGLRVIVRIGSGFDNVDIKAAAELGIAVCNVPAASVEETADTSLCLILNLYRRVTWMHQTLREGTRASSVEQIREVAGGAARIRGETLGIIGLGRVGQAVALRAKAFGFGVIFYDPYLPDGVERSLGLQRMATLQDLLIHSDCVSLHCSLNEHNHHLINDFTIKQMRQGAFLVNTSRGGLVDEKALAQALKEGRIRGAALDVHETEPFSFSTGPLKDAPNLICTPHTSWYSEQASVEAREEAAREVRRAITGRIPDSLKNCVNKEYLMAASQWPSIEAATVHPELNGAAYRFPPGLINVAAAGGLPGAGTGVESLVSGTLAHGITPVSHPPHAPSPNKAEADRDIPSDQ; encoded by the exons GTATCCGACCCCCCATCCTGAACGGGCCAATGCACCCGCGGCCCCTGGTTGCCCTGCTGGACGGGCGTGACTGCACTGTGGAGATGCCCATCCTCAAAGATGTGGCCACAGTGGCCTTCTGCGATGCCCAGTCCACACAAGAGATTCACGAGAAG GTGCTAAATGAGGCAGTTGCTGCCCTGCTCTACCACACCATCACTCTGTCTAGAGATGACTTGGAAAAGTTTAAAGGCCTACGCGTAATTGTGAGGATTGGCTCCGGCTTCGACAATGTTGACATCAAAGCAGCCGCTGAGCTAG GCATTGCTGTCTGTAACGTGCCAGCAGCGTCTGTGGAGGAGACAGCCGACACTTCGCTATGTCTGATCCTCAACCTGTACAGGCGAGTCACCTGGATGCACCAGACCCTCAGGGAGGGAACCCGTGCCTCTAGTGTGGAGCAGATCAGGGAGGTCGCTGGCGGTGCTGCTCGTATCCGGGGCGAGACGCTGGGCATTATCGGTCTAG GGCGGGTTGGCCAAGCGGTGGCTCTGCGGGCTAAGGCCTTTGGTTTTGGCGTGATCTTTTATGACCCCTACCTGCCTGATGGTGTGGAGCGCTCACTGGGACTTCAGCGCATGGCCACTCTGCAGGACCTGCTTATCCACTCTGATTGCGTATCCCTGCACTGCAGCCTCAACGAGCACAACCACCACCTCATTAATGACTTCACCATCAAACAG ATGCGTCAGGGAGCCTTCCTGGTGAACACGTCAAGAGGAGGTCTGGTTGACGAGAAAGCGTTGGCTCAGGCCCTGAAAGAGGGGCGGATACGAGGGGCTGCCCTGGACGTCCATGAGACAGAACCTTTCAG TTTTTCAACAGGTCCTCTGAAGGATGCCCCTAACCTGATCTGTACCCCGCACACATCCTGGTACAGTGAGCAGGCCTCTGTGGAGGCTCGTGAGGAGGCAGCCAGGGAGGTTCGCCGCGCCATCACGG GGCGTATCCCTGACAGTCTGAAGAACTGCGTTAATAAGGAGTATCTGATGGCAGCGTCTCAGTGGCCCAGCATTGAGGCAGCTACTGTTCACCCAGAACTTAATGGAGCCGCTTACAG ATTTCCTCCAGGTCTGATCAatgttgcagcagcagggggTCTCCCAGGAGCTGGCACAGGGGTTGAAAGCCTTGTCTCAGGAACCCTGGCGCATGGCATCACCCCTGTCTCCCACCCCCCTCACGCCCCCTCCCCTAATAAGGCCGAAGCCGACAGAGACATCCCCTCCGACCAATAG